One window of Lawsonibacter asaccharolyticus genomic DNA carries:
- a CDS encoding chromosome partitioning ATPase, which translates to MPENCTHDCSTCGESCSERDLRVPANALSSIKKVIAVVSGKGGVGKSTVTSSLAVAMARRGRKVAVLDADITGPSIPMAFGVHQRATGTDAGIDPAVTPSGIKLMSLNLLTANETDPVVWRGPVIANVVKQFWSDVVWGEVDYMFVDMPPGTGDVPLTVFQSLPVDGIIVVTSPQDLVSMIVSKAVHMAEMMSIPVLGLIENYSWYQCPDCGARHAIFGESRLEEVARELGLPILARLPIDPALAAACDAGKVEGAERNYLEEVAAQLDR; encoded by the coding sequence ATGCCTGAAAACTGCACCCATGACTGCTCTACCTGCGGCGAGAGCTGCAGCGAGCGGGACCTGCGCGTCCCTGCCAACGCCCTGTCCAGCATCAAGAAGGTGATCGCCGTGGTCAGCGGCAAGGGGGGCGTGGGCAAGAGCACCGTCACCTCCTCCCTGGCCGTAGCCATGGCCCGCCGGGGCCGGAAGGTGGCCGTGCTGGACGCCGACATCACCGGCCCCTCCATCCCCATGGCTTTCGGAGTCCACCAGCGGGCCACCGGCACCGACGCGGGCATCGACCCCGCCGTCACCCCCTCCGGCATCAAGCTCATGTCCCTGAACCTGCTCACCGCCAACGAGACCGACCCCGTGGTCTGGCGTGGCCCGGTCATCGCCAACGTGGTCAAGCAGTTCTGGTCCGACGTGGTGTGGGGCGAGGTGGACTATATGTTCGTGGACATGCCCCCTGGAACGGGGGACGTGCCCCTCACCGTGTTCCAGTCCCTGCCGGTGGACGGCATCATCGTGGTCACCTCCCCCCAGGATCTGGTGTCCATGATCGTCTCCAAGGCGGTGCACATGGCGGAGATGATGTCCATCCCGGTGCTGGGCCTCATTGAAAATTACAGCTGGTATCAGTGCCCCGACTGCGGTGCCCGTCACGCCATCTTCGGGGAGAGCCGCCTGGAGGAGGTGGCCCGGGAGCTGGGCCTGCCCATCCTGGCCCGCCTGCCCATTGACCCCGCCCTGGCCGCCGCCTGCGACGCCGGAAAGGTGGAGGGGGCGGAGCGCAATTACCTGGAGGAAGTGGCCGCCCAGCTGGACCGCTGA
- a CDS encoding sigma-70 region 2 has translation MLVYLAMIPTEEGRNKFALLYWEYRDLMFYLALRILGSQQDAEDAVQEALLRITEIIEKIHDPVCPETKALVGMIVEGKALDLYRRRRRLGAEPLEDWAPAQAGRPPEEASSLRELTAQAMARLPARQRTVLLLKYDRGLDNREIARVLDMTVSAVERTVSRAKARLREALEGLGVEV, from the coding sequence ATGCTGGTCTACCTGGCGATGATCCCCACAGAGGAGGGCCGCAACAAGTTCGCCCTCCTCTACTGGGAATATCGGGACCTGATGTTCTATCTGGCCCTGCGCATCCTGGGCAGTCAGCAGGACGCGGAGGACGCGGTGCAGGAGGCCCTGCTCCGCATCACGGAAATCATCGAAAAAATTCATGACCCGGTCTGTCCGGAAACGAAGGCCCTGGTCGGTATGATAGTAGAGGGCAAGGCACTGGATCTGTACCGCCGCCGGCGGCGGCTGGGGGCGGAGCCCCTGGAGGACTGGGCCCCGGCGCAGGCCGGCCGCCCCCCGGAGGAGGCGTCCTCCCTCCGGGAGCTGACGGCCCAGGCCATGGCCCGGCTCCCCGCCCGTCAGCGGACGGTGCTGCTGCTGAAATATGACCGGGGACTGGACAACCGGGAGATCGCCCGGGTGCTGGACATGACCGTGTCCGCCGTGGAGCGCACCGTGTCCCGGGCCAAGGCCCGGCTGCGGGAGGCTCTTGAGGGATTGGGGGTGGAGGTATGA